Sequence from the Bufo bufo chromosome 10, aBufBuf1.1, whole genome shotgun sequence genome:
TACAGGTACTATAGTGAGTGTGGCCCCCAGTCTGGAGTCTGTATACAGGGTACTATAGTGAGTGTGGCCCCCAGTCTGCAGTATGTATACAGGGTACTATAGTGAGTGTGGCCCCCAGTCTGGAGTCTGTATGCAGGGTACTATAGTGAGTGTGGCCCCCAGTCTGCAGTATGTATACAGGGTACTATAGTGAGTGCGGCCCCCAGTCTGCAGTATGTATACAGGGTACTATAGTGAGTGTGGCCCCCAGTCTGCAGTATGTATACAGGGTACTATAGTGAGTGTGACCCTTAGTCTGCAGTATGTATACAGGGTACTATAGTGAGTGTGGCCCCTAGTCTGCAGTATGTATACAGGGTACTATAGTGAGTGTGGCCCCCAGTCTGCAGTATGTATACAGGGTACTATAGTGAGTGTGGCCCCTAGTCTGCAGTATGTATACAGGGTACTATAGTGAGTGTGGCCCCCAGTCTGCATTATGTATACAGGGTACTATAGTGAGTGTGGCCCCCAGTGGCCATTATGTATACAGGGTACTATAGTGAGTGTGGCCCCTAGTCTGCAGTATGTATACAGGGTACTATAGTGAGTGTGGCCCCTAGTCTGCAGTATGTATACAGGGTACTATAGTGAGTGTGGCCCCCAGTCTGCAGTATGTATACAGGGTACTATAGTGAGTGTGGCCCCCAGTCTGCAGTATGTATACAGGGTACTATAGTGAGTGTGGCCCCCAGTTTGCAGTATGTATACAGGGTACTATAGTGAGTGTGGCCCCAGTCTGGCACTGTCAGCTCCGGTGCTGGGTGTCGGCTGATATTCGGCTGCTCGTGTGATCGCCCTCAGGAAGCCGCGTCCCTTCCCTCCTGTCACAGCTTGTTTTGTCTCTGTGTGCGTGTCATCTGCTGCTCCCCATACAATCTCAGTGGCCTCCGATCAGGCGTCCTGACACctacagctgcactcactatcctgaagctccagagctgaaatctcccagcaaTCCCTGCTATTATCCAGGTACTTTAATGTCATCTGATGTACAAAAAGCTTCCTGCACTCCAGCAGCTCAGTTAGGCCTGTCCACaagcttgctgactgtttccagtAACTGTAACATTGTGAATTCATGTAGGTTCATCCTATACATACACTGATGTCCAGAGCTGGAcacgtaacaccccagagtggtgttgccactactgcaccctgctactatctctaatggtctGACAAAACGTCATCTTATGTATTgttgtccaggtcctccacactgtgcattcctaatctgtttgcaactgttatgttcatgtaatgtgcctggttcaccagcaggtggcagcaaacacaacagagctgtacttaggtagaatggagctttccattccattctaacccccctctggagagaagtgggctagtcctacttcctgcaggaagggtggggaccagttagttctAGTTTAGGTCTTccctagacaggggaagggtgtgcaggggcacgtctctgctgtacgtgcccatgccagccaaagcaccttaagctctgctggccatggaggccacagcttaaagcctcaggagccagggggAAAGTTCCCTGGAATAACCTAGAGGCAGACTACAGAGAATAAGTGCAgcctacagaagaagctgagttatacagccagcctgtcagtacaacaGAGTGAGAGAAACAGAGatttagcagagttgagtttgcctgccagtttaatgctaaagcctgctggaaccaagacaaagcctgaaactgtttggagaaacgtttattcaagtaaagctgtcattgaatttcatctcaaggtctgggctcaagttattctttcaaatccctcaattattccccctatttattgcttcggagccaaagcctggggtccagccatgtcgaggtaggagcaccgtgacacacaataagagacattttaggccgcaacataccactcgacatttcctacacctggaacgcaatatatagagggccctggggggaggccgcCCATTGCAGACACACCCTGTTATAACAGCTCCCCAATGTCACGGGGAGCGCACCCTCTATCCGCAGGCGGAGTTCCCATACGAGAGATAATTATGGCGAGTTCAGCTGGTTCCTGATTTTCTCAACAGGTGACAATTGTCTCATAATATAGGAATTGAGGGTGTGGTCTTTCAGGATGGGTGACATCATTGGTGTGGGTGCGACATCATCAGAGGGCACAGCTACTGGCACAGATGTGAGATAAACGGATGAGCCATCTCCCAGTCTGATGAAGGGGTACTACGCCCTGTCAGCCCCCTGCCAAGCTCACACCCGGAGGAGGAGAACATCAGCAAGTCAATTTAGTGGAGACTGTGTGTGGGACTGGGAAGCTCATCATGGTATATATATAGGGTCACTACATGAGGCACATGGGACATTACGGtgatgtcggggggggggggtggctttaTGTGATGCTGATATCCTGGTCATATGACGGTATGCAGCCCCCCTGCATGGCGATGGCGCTTACTCTATATGACTCCAGGACAGTGAGCCCAATATTGACTTTCTGCTCCTGCTAAATATTTACTGTCCTGAAGGTATATCCTGTCTGACTGCTCGTACTGGGAGCCTCGCGCCTCACTGAgcctcgctccttcttctgtatACGAGATCACCTCCAGCATATCCATATGTCCTGCACTGGCAGGAGCATCCGATGGATATGATATCAGGTTGCTATGGAGCGCATTGTATAGCAACCATTACTCTATGATTGACATTTAGAAAGCCCAGTGCATGAGAGGCACCTCCCCATGGCCGCCCTTATATTCACAGCTCCGGATTCGTTACATTAGCAGTAGGTACAGAGAGCAGCTGAGTTCATGTGATAGCTGGTAATTCTGCTCTGGAAGATGCCCTACATCACATACAGACTGGCCGTGTTCACATTTGACTGATTTGAGTTTGATGTGATTGGATGCACTGCCTGAAAGGTGAATGGAAAAACCCAATCCTGGATTGTGAGTTCACACGTTTGATGGATTATTTACCAAGTCAGTGGAGACACAACGACAGCACCACCAACATGGTTACATACATCActgatactgtactgatcctgagttacatcctgtattatactccagagctgcactcactattctgctggtggagtcactgtgtacatacattgcttatcctgtactggtcctgagttacatcctgtattatactccagagctgcactcactattatgctggtgcaatcactgtgtacatacatcactgatcctgtactgatcctgagttacatcctgtattatactccagagctgcactcactattctgctggtgcagtcactgtgtacatacattacttatcctgtactgatcctgagttacatcctgaattatactccagagctgcactcactattctgctggtgcagtcactgtgtacatacgttacttatcctgtactgatcctgagttacatcctgtattatactccagagctgcactcacttttctgctggtgcaatcactgtgtacataaattacttatcctgtactgatcctgagttacatcctgtattatactccagagctgtactcactattctgctggtggagtccctgtgtacatacattacttatcctgtactgatcctgagttacaccctgtattatactccagtgctgcactcactattctgctgctgcagtcactgtgtacatacattacttatcctgtactaatcctgagttacatcctgtattatactccagagctgcactcactattctgctggtgcagtcactgtgtacatacattacttatcctgtactaatcccgagttacatcctgtattataccctagagcagcactcactattctgctgctgcagtcactgtgtacatacattacttatcctgtactgatcctaagttacatcctgtattatactccagagctgcactcactattctgctggtgcagtcactgtgtacatacattacttatcctgtactgatcctaagttacatcctgtattatactccagagctgcactcactattctgctggtgcagtcactgtgtacatacattacttatcctggactgatcctgagttacatcctgcattatactccagagctgcactcactattctgctggtgcagtccctgtgtacatacattacttatcctgtactgatcctgagttacaccctgtattatactccagagctgcactcactattctgctggtgcagtcactgtgtacatacattacttatcctgtactaatcccgagttacatcctgtattataccctagagcagcactcactattctgctgctgcagtcactgtgtacatacattacttatcctgtactgatcctaagttacatcctgtattatactccagagctgcactcactattctgctggtgcagtcactgtgtacatacattacttatcctgtactgatcctaagttacatcctgtattatactccagagctgcactcactattctgctggtgcagtcactgtgtacatacattacttatcctgtactgatcctgagttacaccctgtattatactccagagctgcactcactattctgctggtgcagtcactgtgtacatacattacttatcctgtactgatcccgagttacatcctgtattatactccagagctgcactcactattctgctggtgcagtcactgtgtacatacattacttatcctctactgatcctgagttacatcctgtattataccccagagctgcactcactattctgctggtgcagtcactgtgtacatacattacttatcctggactgatcctgagttacatcctgtattatactccagagcagcactcactattctgctggtgcagtcactgtgtacatacattacttatcctgtactgatcctgagttacaccctgtattatactccagagctgcactcactattctgctggtgcagtcactgtgtacatacattacttatcctgtactgatcctgagttacatcctgtattatactccagagctacactctctattctgctggtgcagtcactgtgtacatacattacttatcctgtactgatcctgagttacatcctgtattataccccagagctgcactcactattctgctggtgcagtcactgtgtacatacattacttatcctggactgatcctgagttatatcctgtattatcctccagagctgcactcactattctgctggtgcagtcactgtgtacatacattacttatcctggactgatcctgagttacatcctgcattatactccagagctgcactcactattctgctggtgcagtcactgtgtacatacattacttatcctgtactgatcctgagttacatcctgtattatactccagagctgcactcactattctgctggtgcagtcactgtgtacattacttaTCTGTACTGCTATGGACATTTCCTATGGAATCTTTGTACTTTCTTCGTTATCATCCAGCATTTTGTATTTTCAGGTTGACATTGTGATTGGCGGCACAGATGGATTTTTCGGAGGATTCTGTGGAAACGTGGCCGGTCCTGTCCTGGGTGTCGTCCTCTGTCATGGTGTTTGGCGGTGTGTTCCCATACATCCCCCAGTATCAGGAGATTAAGAGGACGTCTAATGCGGAGGGGTTCTCCACCTGGGTCTGCTTTGTTCTGCTGGTTGCCAATATCCTCCGGATATTTTTTTGGTGAGAGCAGAGCTGCTGTTGATTTCTGCTCTGGGGGTCGGTCAGCTCTTTGTGGCCCTTGAACCAATAGGATGAACTAAAAAGGTCACATGACACTTGCAATCCATCCCAGACTCCTTGTGTATAAGGagtccgaggggggggggggacggattACTCTTGTATTCAGCCACAATAGAACTGTCCCCACGACAGTGCTGACCCCGGAGGGGTCGGGATTGCTTTGACTCTGCGCCGGTGTCACTGCTCCTCTAATTACCGCAGACTGAGCCCCACAGTCCTGTCTGCCTTGTCGTTCTGAGACCGGACGACTCGGGGGGATTTTCCATTAATAATCAGCTTAGATGAATTCTCCTTGTTTTAGGGCTGCAATTAAATCTCATCCCAGTAATTGTCCGCTTTCATTCAGCTTTCACGTTAGCCCATGAAATGTGCGCAGAATTAATGGGCGACTATTAATGAGCGCGTCTGATCTCCGGGGCTCGAACGAGCTGCAGATAACGTCTCAACCTAGTGTAACGAGGCCAAGGTCACAGAGCCGCTACAATGTATCATTAATGTTACAATAACATGTCACTCCTTGTATCAATAATGTATCCAGATGAAAACTCCTTTGGTACTAATTATCTTCTTCATTTAAACATGCCCCAAAGATCAGCAGGCGGCATtagtcccccccatcccccatacAGTAAGAAGTCACCATGATCCATGTTTTAAAGAGGTCATAAGATTTAGATCACTTACAGCCACTAAACCTGCCCTTGAAGAAGCTCTGGGGCTGGAATTGGGCCGCACCAGTCAGAGTGGTGGAGACCTCTGACCTTCTGACTGGTATCCATCACACATGTAAGGGCAGTGGGTCGTATTGCTCGGGCTGTGGCGATACGATGGCGGTCCCTTGTGATCACGTGCTCTTGTCTCTTACAGGTTTGGGAAGTTCTTTGAGTTCCCTCTCCTCCTGCAGAGCCTCTTGATGATCGTCACCATGTTATGGATGCTGCATCTCTGCTGCGCTGTGCAGACCGTGAACCGCGTGTCAACCAAGTATCGCGCCTTCATCGGTAAGTGTATGTCCTAGGCTGCGGATGACactgcagctgttgcaaaactacaactcccagcaagctcTATGTACTTCCATGGAAGTTCCGAGAACAGCTAAGCAAGCGTGCATGCTAAGAGTTGTAGTTCACTGGTCAGGAGTTGTACTGGGAGAGTAGTAAATGCCCATTATAGAAGAGGACGCCGGGCACTGGAGGACTGTAGTCACGAGGCAGTCTAGGGTCTGATCTACATCCGTCTATAATAGTTAAATTATAACATTCTGATATGAGGGGACTCTCCCATCGCTGACGTCCCCACATGTATCCGGCAGAGCTGACGGGATCCTTATAATAAGGCCGGATTACTGCGCAGAATCCTCCGAATAATCAGCATGTATGTAATGCATATGTGTGGGAAGGTGATCAGCGGCGCCCAAGAGCAATATTCAGTTAGGCTCTCCTCACATCTCCAATTCCCCCCACCACTCTGCCTAAATGTCAGTCCTCACTGTGTGTCTGGAAATTCTGTTCATAAACCAGGAAGGTCTGATGACATTTAAAGCCATACTAAGTGATTTCCTAATTTGATGAAATAACCGGTTACAGGAGTTACTGCTCGCCGTACACGCACGTTATGACACAATAATTCATCTTCTGCTCAGGTTACTCTGATGAGAAATAGATACTGGAAGTATTTACCTCCTCCATAAATCTTCTGGTGTAATCGTATTCACTGGAGAGCAGCAAAGTGCTGTCAGCTTTCTTAAAGCTTTCATATTTCAAGTACATTACTACACCGGTCCAGGTATCCTATAATTACTGCTCCAACTACACAGCAAGGGACAGAAATGGCGGCATCTGCAACTTGTCAGAGCAAGAAGAGCGGAACTATAATATAACTAcagtatgtacaaggatataactactataatactgctcctatgtacaaggatataactactataatactgctcctatgtgcaaggatataactactataatactgctcctatgtacaagaatataactactataatactgctcctatgtacaagaatataacgactataatactgctcctatgtgcaaggatataactactataatacttcccctatgtacaagaatataactactataatactgctcctatgtacaagaatataactactataatactgctcctatgtacaagaatataactactataatactgctcctatgtacaagaatataacgactataatactgctcctatgtgcaaggatataactactataatactgctcctatgtacaagaatataactactataatactgctcctatgtacaagaatataactactataatactgcctcctatgtacaagaatatacctactataatactgctcctatgtacaagaatataactacaataatacggctcctatgtacaagaatataactactataatactgctcctatgtactagaatataactactataatactgctcctatgtagaagaatataactactataatactgcctcctatgtacaggaatataactgctataatactgctcctatgtacaagaatataactactataatactgctcctatgtacaagaatataactactataatactgctcctatgtacaagaatataactactataatactgctcctatgtacaagaatataactactataatacttcctcctatgtacaagaatataactactataatactgctcctatgtacaaggatataactactataatactgctcctatgtacaagaatataactactataatactgctcctatgtacaagaatataactactataatactgctcctatgtacaggaatataactactataatactgcctcctatgtacatggatataactactataatactgcctcctatgtacaagaatataactacaataatactgcctcctatgtacaagaatataactactataatactgctcctatgtaaaagaatataactactacaatactgctcatatgtacaagaatataactactataatactgctcctatgtacaggaatataactactataatactgctcctatgtacaggaatataactactttaatactgctcctatgtacaagaatataactactataatactgcctcctatgtacaagaatataactactataataccgcctcctatgtacaagaatataactactataatactgcctcctatgtacagtaatataactactataatactgcctcctatgtacaagaatataactactataatactgcctcctatgtacatggatataactactataatactgcctcctatgtacaagaatataactactataatactgcctcctatgtacaagaatataactactataatactgctcctatgtacaagaatataactactataatactgcctcctatgtacaagaatataactactataatactgctcctatgtacaagaatataactactataatactgctcctatgtacaggaatataactactataatactgctcctatgtacaggaatataactactataatactgctccgatgtatAAGTGCGATTCTTCTCCTCGCTGCGACTGAAGAGCAGTTACAACACACTCTGATGTCCAGGTCATTTCATGTATACTTATATCAGACAGACAGAGAGCGTGGCCCCGGATGTTATTCTCTGGGGCCCCATGGCTGAAGCTCCTGTTTGGTGTCTCACTGCTCGGCGGGGGAGGGGCCGTCCATATCTGACTCTCACGCTTTTCTTTGCAGACTTCAAGCTGGCGGACTTCTGGGAGTGGAGCC
This genomic interval carries:
- the LOC120981084 gene encoding solute carrier family 66 member 2-like, translated to MDFSEDSVETWPVLSWVSSSVMVFGGVFPYIPQYQEIKRTSNAEGFSTWVCFVLLVANILRIFFWFGKFFEFPLLLQSLLMIVTMLWMLHLCCAVQTVNRVSTKYRAFIDFKLADFWEWSRFEDYLQFCLSLTVLGALLTYCLLDVPIFVEALGLVALLTEATLGLPQLLQNLRNKSTRGMSVQMVVLWTAGDCFKTLYFIIKATPAQFWLCGALQICLDALILLQVWFYNPQTHIKFG